The following proteins are encoded in a genomic region of Streptomyces gobiensis:
- a CDS encoding acyl-CoA dehydrogenase family protein — protein MNLGYTAEEERFRQELRTWLAKTLPTLPPKPNPLDWPARRAYDLGWQRTLYDAGYGELHWGATPTQHLIFLEETERAGAPYVGANFVGLLHAGPTIAAEGTPEQRQRWLPPILRGEEVWCQGFSEPEAGSDLAALRTRAVRDGAGAGAGAGAGDYIVTGTKIWTSHAEVADWCELLVRTDPTVPKHRGITWLAMPMDAPGVTIRPLRTLAGSTEFAELLLDEVRIPVSHRIGEENDGWRVTMVTLSFERGTAFVGEVIACQRVLRELAETARRNGRWDDAVLRRRLGRLHAEFRALWRLTQWNVSEAEAAERGVPGVGGSVFKLRYSHARQDLYDTAAAVLGPESLDLSHAWTLDRLSSLSYTIAAGTSQIQQNIVAERILGLPKGR, from the coding sequence GTGAACCTCGGCTATACGGCGGAGGAGGAGCGATTCCGCCAGGAGCTCCGCACCTGGCTGGCCAAGACGCTGCCGACGCTGCCGCCCAAGCCCAACCCGCTCGACTGGCCGGCTCGCCGGGCGTACGACCTCGGATGGCAACGCACGCTGTACGACGCCGGATACGGCGAGCTGCACTGGGGGGCCACCCCCACCCAGCACCTGATCTTCCTTGAGGAGACCGAGCGCGCGGGCGCGCCCTACGTCGGTGCGAACTTTGTCGGGCTGCTGCACGCGGGCCCGACCATCGCCGCCGAGGGCACCCCTGAGCAGCGGCAGCGCTGGCTGCCGCCCATTCTGCGCGGGGAGGAGGTCTGGTGTCAGGGCTTCAGCGAACCGGAAGCGGGCTCCGACCTCGCCGCTCTACGCACCCGCGCGGTCCGCGACGGTGCCGGAGCTGGTGCCGGTGCCGGTGCCGGTGACTACATCGTCACCGGCACCAAGATCTGGACCTCGCACGCCGAAGTCGCGGACTGGTGCGAGCTTCTGGTCCGTACGGACCCCACCGTCCCCAAGCACCGGGGCATCACCTGGCTCGCCATGCCCATGGACGCCCCGGGTGTGACGATCCGCCCGCTGCGTACGCTCGCGGGCTCCACGGAATTCGCTGAACTCCTCCTCGACGAGGTCCGTATCCCCGTCTCTCACCGCATCGGTGAGGAGAACGACGGCTGGCGGGTCACGATGGTGACCCTCTCCTTCGAACGCGGCACGGCCTTCGTCGGTGAAGTCATCGCCTGCCAGCGTGTCTTGCGGGAGCTCGCCGAAACAGCCCGGCGCAATGGGCGCTGGGACGATGCGGTTCTGCGACGCCGACTCGGCCGCCTCCACGCCGAATTCCGTGCCCTGTGGCGCCTCACCCAGTGGAATGTCAGCGAGGCCGAGGCAGCCGAACGCGGGGTGCCGGGCGTCGGCGGCTCGGTTTTCAAGCTCCGCTACTCCCACGCCCGCCAGGACCTCTACGACACCGCCGCCGCGGTTCTGGGGCCCGAGTCCCTGGACCTGTCCCACGCCTGGACGCTGGACCGGCTGTCCTCCCTCTCCTACACGATCGCGGCAGGCACCTCCCAGATACAGCAGAACATCGTGGCCGAACGCATCCTCGGCCTCCCGAAGGGCCGGTGA
- a CDS encoding amidohydrolase family protein, which produces MELPRIISVDDHVIEPAHLFETWLPKKYRDLGPKPLTAGIGELAYTGGKYQITMDPDGPPTDWWIYEDLRFPYKRNIAAVGFDRDDMTLEGITRAEMRRGCWDPVERLKDMDLNHVEASLCFPTFPRFCGQTFAEAHDKEVALACVRAYNDWMVEEWCGDSGGRLIPLCIIPLWDIDLAVAEVQRNAARGVRAVTFSEIPTHLGLPSIHSGYWNPFFATCEETGTVVNMHIGSSSQMPAASPDAPPAVQASLSFNNAMASMMDFLFSGVLVTFPRLKLAYSEGQMGWIPYALERADDVWEEHRAWGGVRDLIPEPPSTYYYRQIFCCFFRDKHGVASLDAVGRDNATFETDYPHVDSTFPHTKEVALDHVKGLDDETVYKLMRGNAIRMLDLALS; this is translated from the coding sequence ATGGAGCTACCGCGCATCATCAGCGTTGACGACCATGTGATCGAGCCCGCGCACCTCTTCGAGACCTGGCTGCCGAAGAAGTACCGGGATCTCGGCCCCAAGCCCCTCACCGCCGGGATCGGCGAGCTGGCGTACACCGGCGGGAAATACCAGATCACCATGGACCCCGACGGACCGCCCACCGACTGGTGGATCTACGAGGATCTGAGGTTTCCGTACAAGCGCAATATCGCCGCCGTCGGCTTCGACCGCGACGATATGACGCTGGAGGGCATCACCCGGGCCGAAATGCGCCGGGGGTGCTGGGATCCGGTCGAGCGGCTCAAGGACATGGACCTCAACCATGTCGAGGCGTCCCTCTGCTTCCCCACCTTTCCGCGCTTCTGCGGGCAGACCTTCGCCGAGGCACATGACAAGGAGGTCGCACTCGCCTGCGTACGCGCCTACAACGACTGGATGGTCGAGGAGTGGTGCGGAGACAGCGGCGGTCGGCTGATCCCGCTGTGCATCATCCCCCTCTGGGACATCGACCTCGCCGTCGCTGAGGTCCAGCGCAACGCCGCTCGTGGCGTCCGTGCCGTCACCTTCAGCGAGATTCCCACCCACCTCGGCCTGCCGAGCATCCACTCCGGCTACTGGAACCCCTTCTTCGCGACCTGCGAGGAGACCGGGACCGTCGTCAATATGCACATTGGCTCCTCCTCCCAGATGCCCGCCGCCTCCCCTGACGCCCCGCCCGCCGTCCAGGCCTCGCTCTCCTTCAACAACGCCATGGCGTCGATGATGGACTTCCTGTTCAGCGGCGTACTGGTGACGTTCCCCCGGCTCAAACTCGCGTACAGCGAAGGCCAGATGGGATGGATCCCCTACGCGCTCGAGCGCGCCGACGACGTATGGGAGGAGCACCGCGCCTGGGGCGGCGTCCGCGACCTCATCCCGGAGCCCCCGTCCACGTACTACTACCGGCAGATCTTCTGCTGCTTCTTCCGTGACAAACACGGGGTCGCCTCACTCGATGCCGTCGGCCGCGACAACGCCACCTTCGAGACCGACTATCCGCATGTCGACTCGACCTTCCCGCATACGAAGGAGGTCGCTCTCGACCATGTCAAGGGTCTCGATGATGAGACGGTCTACAAGCTGATGCGTGGCAACGCCATCCGGATGCTCGACCTGGCGCTGTCGTGA
- a CDS encoding class I adenylate-forming enzyme family protein, with protein sequence MTDTAHELDTSRTLWELVTRRAGLTPDATVLIQAADDRQLTFAGLRDHAERVAAGLYELGLRPGNRVAWQLPTRIETVVLSLALTRLGTVQTPVIPFYRDREVGHALRQTEPRLIAVPGTWRGFDHTAMAKRLAGHDTRVLEAYEALPEGDPAVLPPPPSDGTEVRWIYWTSGTTSDPKGVRHTDRSLIAGGSCLAHALRLRPDDVGSIAFPYAHIGGPDYLVMLLLYGFPAVLFEQFALPGALAAYRRHKVTTAGGSTAFYSMFLAEQRKQPQRKLIPSLRLLAGGGAPKPPELYYEITQELGCQLTHGYGMTEAPMITMGTPDDSPENLATTEGRPPAGMDIRITDPDGKPLPTGTDGEVRLRGEAVCQGYLDAAQTAEAFDAEGFFITGDLGHLTEEGHLVLTGRMKDIIIRKGENISAKEIEQLLYEHPGVGDVAVIGLPDPERGEKVCAVIEQPESAAPLSLETVTGYLRSQGLSVHKLPEQLELVGALPRNEALRKVLKYKLRERFS encoded by the coding sequence ATGACCGACACCGCACACGAGCTGGACACCTCCCGCACGCTGTGGGAGCTCGTCACCCGCCGCGCCGGACTCACCCCCGATGCGACGGTCCTGATCCAGGCAGCGGACGACCGTCAGCTGACCTTCGCCGGGCTGCGAGATCACGCCGAACGGGTCGCGGCGGGCCTGTACGAGCTGGGCCTGCGCCCCGGTAACCGGGTGGCGTGGCAGCTGCCGACCCGCATCGAAACCGTCGTGCTCTCCCTCGCCCTGACCCGCCTCGGCACCGTACAGACGCCGGTTATCCCCTTCTACCGGGACCGCGAGGTCGGCCACGCCCTGCGCCAGACCGAGCCCCGGCTCATCGCCGTGCCGGGCACCTGGCGGGGCTTCGACCACACCGCGATGGCGAAACGGCTGGCCGGACACGACACCCGGGTACTGGAGGCGTACGAGGCCCTCCCGGAGGGAGACCCGGCGGTGCTGCCCCCTCCGCCCTCCGATGGCACCGAGGTGCGCTGGATCTACTGGACCTCGGGCACCACCTCCGACCCCAAGGGTGTGCGCCATACCGACCGCAGCCTGATCGCAGGCGGCTCCTGCCTGGCCCACGCCCTGCGGCTGCGCCCCGACGACGTGGGTTCTATCGCCTTCCCGTACGCCCACATCGGCGGCCCCGACTATCTGGTGATGCTGCTGCTGTACGGCTTCCCGGCGGTGCTCTTCGAGCAGTTCGCGCTGCCGGGCGCGCTGGCGGCGTACCGACGCCACAAGGTGACCACGGCAGGCGGCTCAACGGCCTTCTACTCCATGTTCCTGGCCGAGCAGCGCAAGCAGCCCCAGCGGAAGCTCATCCCGTCCCTCCGGCTGCTGGCGGGCGGCGGCGCACCCAAACCACCCGAGCTCTACTACGAGATCACCCAGGAGCTGGGCTGCCAGCTCACCCACGGCTACGGCATGACCGAAGCCCCGATGATCACCATGGGGACGCCCGACGACAGCCCGGAGAACCTCGCCACGACCGAGGGCAGACCACCAGCGGGCATGGACATCCGGATCACCGACCCGGACGGCAAGCCGCTGCCCACGGGAACCGACGGCGAGGTCCGGCTGCGCGGCGAAGCCGTATGCCAGGGCTACCTGGACGCCGCCCAGACCGCCGAAGCCTTCGACGCGGAAGGCTTCTTCATCACCGGCGACCTCGGTCATCTCACCGAAGAGGGCCATCTCGTACTCACCGGCCGGATGAAGGACATCATCATCCGCAAGGGTGAGAACATCTCGGCGAAGGAGATCGAGCAGCTGCTCTACGAGCACCCGGGCGTGGGTGATGTCGCCGTCATCGGCCTGCCCGACCCCGAACGCGGCGAAAAGGTCTGCGCGGTGATCGAGCAACCGGAGAGCGCGGCCCCCTTGAGCCTGGAGACGGTAACCGGCTACCTGCGGTCCCAGGGGCTGTCCGTCCACAAGCTCCCCGAACAACTGGAGCTCGTCGGCGCACTTCCCCGCAATGAAGCGCTGCGGAAGGTTCTCAAGTACAAGCTCCGGGAGCGTTTTTCGTGA
- a CDS encoding STAS domain-containing protein: MEETRGEWAVLRVTGEMDLVTSPAVRQHVHNAVADGRRSLVLDLSQVLFCDSSGVGVLIASRRLMRSCAGRLRLILPAQGAVDGSHVNRVLAALGVRRLFECYPDLEAATDEAARPLSA, encoded by the coding sequence ATGGAGGAGACACGGGGGGAGTGGGCCGTGCTGCGTGTGACGGGTGAGATGGACCTCGTCACCTCGCCGGCGGTCCGGCAGCATGTGCACAACGCGGTCGCCGACGGCCGGCGCAGCCTGGTGCTCGACCTCTCCCAAGTACTGTTCTGCGACTCCAGCGGGGTGGGCGTCCTGATCGCCTCCCGCCGCCTGATGCGCTCCTGCGCGGGCCGCCTCCGCCTGATACTGCCCGCCCAGGGCGCGGTCGACGGCTCCCACGTCAACCGTGTACTCGCCGCCCTCGGCGTCCGTCGCCTCTTCGAGTGCTACCCGGACCTGGAAGCCGCCACCGACGAGGCGGCCCGGCCGCTGTCGGCCTGA
- a CDS encoding sigma-70 family RNA polymerase sigma factor, producing MAHDTPPRWDRKMQQRLARGEAAALGELYDRFASLVHSLAYRVLEDEEAADRITREVFGYVWEHPDTFEPKEGSMRSWIAGLTHRQAVQRLRRRHGGDDGLPEEIEQQVRAASAAARADYIVTSMPASLRDALELAYIQRRDYRQAARHLGVTEDEARRRLRLGLQLLSTATKGALPPAGRAGLGGQR from the coding sequence ATGGCACATGACACACCACCCCGCTGGGACCGGAAGATGCAGCAACGGCTGGCTCGCGGCGAGGCGGCGGCGCTCGGTGAACTGTACGACCGTTTCGCGTCGCTGGTGCACAGTCTTGCCTATCGAGTACTGGAGGACGAAGAAGCCGCGGATCGGATCACACGTGAGGTCTTCGGTTACGTATGGGAACATCCGGACACCTTTGAGCCCAAGGAAGGTTCGATGCGGTCCTGGATAGCGGGGCTGACGCACCGGCAGGCGGTGCAGCGGCTGCGGCGGCGGCATGGCGGTGATGACGGGCTGCCGGAGGAGATCGAGCAGCAGGTGCGGGCCGCGTCGGCCGCGGCCCGTGCGGATTACATCGTGACATCGATGCCCGCCTCACTACGGGACGCGCTGGAGCTTGCGTACATCCAGCGCCGCGACTACCGGCAGGCGGCCAGGCACCTGGGCGTTACGGAGGACGAGGCGCGGCGCCGGCTGCGGCTGGGCTTGCAGCTGCTGTCGACGGCGACCAAGGGCGCGCTGCCACCGGCTGGGCGAGCGGGTCTCGGAGGTCAGCGGTGA
- a CDS encoding zf-HC2 domain-containing protein has protein sequence MNDAHPGRFPDDEDPARSPRIPPPRAAADDGPAVVGRRAVPQPRNGEELVPEVVPELGNGKETKEREEGTEKEAETEVSAYDHGVLKSLLGAWALSACSAREAAVVEAHLTDCASCAEEALRLRDAVGLLHPEDTLDLNPGLRSQVLAGCLGRRPPRIPIPEWATPYDAETARLDALLEDMGDSEWETAVRLHWADGERYLTMCGVLAHLGSVDGIVAVSLGIDDPLGPDGPRTMLQRTDAAVEHCRVHPPSFVRNKWRTQTRGIVRTLSFAGAGAAELPIDFIEFTMPTRDAMISRAFACWIHADDIATAVDYPYPPPAPAHLKRMVDLAARKLPGTLADRRRSGLAAPPRRLTAAGAPGRALHLEVEGDGGGDWYIPLDSPAATASAQDAVAHVALDGLEFCQLAAGHVPPQDAAAGAEGDPEAIRDVLSAAASLSRL, from the coding sequence GTGAACGACGCGCATCCCGGCCGGTTCCCGGATGACGAGGACCCAGCGCGGTCTCCCCGTATACCGCCGCCACGGGCGGCGGCCGATGACGGGCCGGCGGTCGTGGGACGCAGGGCGGTGCCACAGCCGCGCAATGGCGAAGAACTGGTGCCAGAAGTGGTGCCAGAGTTGGGGAACGGGAAGGAGACAAAGGAGCGGGAGGAAGGGACGGAGAAGGAGGCCGAGACGGAGGTGAGCGCGTACGACCACGGTGTACTCAAGTCGCTGCTTGGGGCTTGGGCACTGTCGGCCTGCTCGGCACGGGAGGCCGCTGTTGTCGAGGCGCATCTGACCGACTGCGCGAGCTGCGCCGAGGAGGCGCTGCGGCTTCGGGACGCGGTGGGACTGCTGCACCCCGAGGACACGCTTGATCTCAATCCGGGGTTGCGCTCCCAGGTGCTGGCCGGATGTCTGGGGAGGCGACCGCCGCGCATCCCGATACCGGAGTGGGCGACGCCGTACGACGCGGAGACCGCGCGGCTTGACGCCCTGCTGGAGGACATGGGCGACTCCGAGTGGGAGACCGCGGTACGGCTTCACTGGGCGGATGGCGAACGGTATCTGACGATGTGCGGCGTGCTCGCCCATCTCGGCTCGGTTGACGGCATAGTGGCTGTGTCACTGGGGATCGATGACCCGCTGGGCCCCGATGGGCCGCGTACCATGCTGCAGCGCACCGACGCCGCCGTCGAACACTGCCGTGTCCATCCGCCCTCTTTCGTACGGAACAAGTGGCGCACCCAGACCCGGGGCATCGTACGCACGCTGTCGTTCGCCGGGGCGGGCGCCGCCGAGCTCCCCATCGACTTCATCGAGTTCACCATGCCGACGCGGGACGCGATGATCAGCCGCGCGTTCGCCTGCTGGATCCACGCCGATGACATCGCGACGGCGGTGGACTACCCGTATCCGCCGCCCGCTCCCGCGCATCTCAAACGCATGGTCGACCTGGCCGCCCGCAAGCTGCCCGGTACGCTCGCGGACCGTCGCCGTTCCGGCCTCGCCGCGCCGCCGCGACGGCTGACCGCCGCCGGGGCGCCGGGGCGGGCCCTGCATCTGGAGGTCGAGGGCGACGGCGGCGGTGACTGGTACATACCGCTGGACTCGCCCGCGGCGACCGCTTCCGCTCAGGACGCGGTCGCCCATGTGGCGCTTGACGGTCTGGAGTTCTGCCAGCTGGCGGCCGGTCATGTGCCGCCGCAGGACGCGGCGGCGGGCGCCGAGGGTGATCCGGAGGCCATCCGGGATGTCCTCTCCGCGGCGGCCTCACTCTCCCGGCTCTAG
- the purU gene encoding formyltetrahydrofolate deformylase, whose product MSSSPAVTPDQYVPDQYVLTLSCPDKQGIVHAVSSYLFMTGCNIEDSQQFGDHDTGLFFMRVHFSAEAPVTLEKLRASFAAVGDSFEMDWQIHRAEEKMRIVLMVSKFGHCLNDLLFRSRIGALPVEVVAVVSNHTDFAELSASFGIPFHHIPVTKDNKREAEEKLLRLVEDEGVELVVLARYMQVLSDDLCKALSGRIINIHHSFLPSFKGAKPYHQAHARGVKLIGATAHYVTADLDEGPIIEQEVERVSHGVTPEQLVAIGRDVECQALARAVKWHSEHRVLLNGHRTVVFA is encoded by the coding sequence ATGAGCTCGTCGCCTGCCGTCACCCCTGACCAGTACGTTCCTGACCAGTACGTCCTCACGCTGTCCTGCCCGGACAAACAGGGCATTGTGCATGCTGTCTCCAGTTATCTCTTTATGACCGGCTGCAATATCGAGGACAGTCAGCAGTTCGGGGATCATGACACCGGGCTCTTCTTTATGCGCGTTCACTTCAGCGCGGAGGCGCCGGTCACCCTGGAGAAGCTACGAGCGAGCTTCGCCGCGGTCGGTGACTCCTTCGAGATGGACTGGCAGATCCACCGCGCGGAAGAGAAGATGCGCATCGTGCTGATGGTCAGCAAGTTCGGCCACTGCCTCAACGATCTGCTCTTCCGCTCCCGGATCGGCGCTCTGCCGGTGGAGGTCGTGGCCGTGGTCTCCAACCACACCGACTTCGCCGAGCTGTCCGCCTCGTTCGGCATCCCCTTCCACCACATCCCGGTGACGAAGGACAACAAGCGGGAGGCGGAGGAGAAGCTGCTGCGGCTCGTCGAGGACGAGGGCGTCGAGCTGGTCGTACTCGCCCGCTATATGCAGGTGCTCTCCGACGATCTCTGTAAGGCCCTGTCCGGGCGGATCATCAACATCCACCACTCCTTCCTGCCGAGCTTCAAGGGTGCCAAGCCGTACCACCAGGCGCATGCCCGTGGTGTGAAGCTGATCGGCGCGACTGCCCACTATGTGACGGCGGACCTCGATGAGGGCCCGATCATCGAGCAGGAGGTCGAGCGCGTCAGCCATGGGGTCACCCCGGAGCAGCTGGTCGCCATCGGCCGGGACGTCGAGTGCCAGGCCCTCGCCCGTGCGGTCAAATGGCACAGCGAACACCGCGTCCTGCTCAACGGCCACCGCACAGTGGTCTTCGCGTAG
- a CDS encoding SCO4402 family protein: MTVQAPENSSRPGRRSTTMGGMPLNDMPWWRWRSNVRSALHMLSDPAFQQQCWLAGRPEYGDVTDAVYRLVEDTWLDNWSAEKYVGTIFRDAQEAALVDAAVLRVLRIVHQVGADAPVASYLEHQGWPDAVRASREAHLQLAANDGDDPDEPPRSLDVLAIMLRAA, translated from the coding sequence ATGACCGTGCAAGCTCCGGAGAACTCTTCCCGTCCCGGCCGTCGGTCCACCACCATGGGCGGCATGCCGCTCAATGACATGCCGTGGTGGCGCTGGCGCAGCAATGTGCGCTCCGCGCTGCACATGCTTTCCGATCCCGCCTTCCAGCAGCAGTGCTGGCTGGCGGGCCGCCCAGAGTATGGCGACGTCACGGACGCCGTCTACCGACTGGTCGAGGACACCTGGCTGGACAACTGGTCCGCCGAGAAATACGTGGGCACGATCTTCCGCGATGCCCAGGAGGCCGCGCTGGTCGATGCCGCGGTGCTGCGGGTGCTGCGCATCGTGCACCAGGTCGGCGCGGACGCCCCGGTCGCCTCGTATCTGGAGCACCAGGGCTGGCCCGATGCCGTACGGGCCAGCCGTGAGGCGCATCTCCAGCTCGCGGCGAACGACGGCGACGACCCCGATGAGCCGCCGCGCTCGCTCGATGTGCTCGCCATCATGCTGCGAGCCGCCTGA